The following nucleotide sequence is from bacterium.
CCTCGATGCCGATGAGCTTGCGGCCGCCGGCGATGACCCGGAAGACGACCTTGCCCTCGATCTTCGCGAACAGCGTGCAGTCCCGCCCCATCCCGACGTTCGGGCCCGGGTGGTAGACGGTGCCGTGCTGGCGCACCAGGATGCTCCCGGCGCTGACCTTCTGCCCGCCGAAGCGCTTGACGCCGAGTCGCTGTCCCTCGCTGTCGCGGCCGTTGCGCGAGGCGCCTTGTCCTTTTTTGTGAGCCATGGTCCTCTCCCCTTACGCGACGGTGATCCCGCTGATCTTGACGCGGGTGTAGTGCTGCCGGTGGCCGGTCTTGCGCCGCTGGTTCTTGCGCCGCTTGAACTTGAAGACCGTGACCTTGGGCCCCTTCACCGGGGCTTCCTCGTCGTCGCTGAGCACTTCCCCGGTGACCTTGACCTGGGAGAGGGTCGGGCGGCCGACGAGGGTCTGGTCCGGGCCGACGAACATCAGCACCCGGTCGAACGAAACCGAGGC
It contains:
- the rpmA gene encoding 50S ribosomal protein L27, with the protein product MAHKKGQGASRNGRDSEGQRLGVKRFGGQKVSAGSILVRQHGTVYHPGPNVGMGRDCTLFAKIEGKVVFRVIAGGRKLIGIEAL
- the rplU gene encoding 50S ribosomal protein L21, producing the protein MYTILETGGKQYRVGVGDTIDVELLGAEKGASVSFDRVLMFVGPDQTLVGRPTLSQVKVTGEVLSDDEEAPVKGPKVTVFKFKRRKNQRRKTGHRQHYTRVKISGITVA